A genomic window from Diorhabda sublineata isolate icDioSubl1.1 chromosome 8, icDioSubl1.1, whole genome shotgun sequence includes:
- the LOC130448262 gene encoding uncharacterized protein LOC130448262, with protein MAELGKLIKKRGVIKAQLTIFTKAVNEFATISNLSQTEVTKLKDRLRDAENYLDEFKSYQLEIELQDDINLDEQLIERERFENSYYDAIAVAKNILQSYNNHDNDTNLSVISDKACCKNEGIKLPDISLPKFSGNFEDWLEFRDTYKSLIHDRKNMPLLIDTVLGWVVSGQISTNNVEKASCNLSINQELLNSIAKFWEIEEISSTRQLSPDEQFCEDNFIKTTTRDANGRFTVTIPLKQQPSSLGESKAQAEKRFYALERKFRRDPMLHSRYIQFMNEYKELGHMTICNGNDSSFEYFMPHHGVLREESLTTKLRVVFDASAPSSNGLSFNNIQVIGPVLQDDLLSIVLRFRKYNYVVSADIVKMYRQISITPEQRHLQKIVWRENPSDNLEVYQLNTVTYGQASASYLAIRCLAKLAEDIQEMNPEIAEIIKHDFYVDDLLTGAPTLEHAQYICKAISDTLKSGCFALRKWCSNDTNALKNISSNDLKSDILEFAHDGKTKTLGLIWVCNNDKLQYKIHTNPIGTKVTKRTILSTISKIFDILGLLSPCTIIAKMIMQKLWENKLAWDDAIPKAISENWVRLEKELLILNDLELNRQAICKNAVELQLHGFADASEKAYGACVYLRSIDSDQKVHVSLLCAKAKVAPIKTIPIPRLELCAALLLARLTDKAKTALKIQFKSFTLWSDSTITLAWVRTSPNLLKTFTAHRVAEIQSLTKHADWRHIPTHDNPADIASRGIYPSQILNSDLWWRGPTWLAKDPSFWPNDKLEVLHDLPELKSSLLTNVAPPTLSFPFERFSNFSRMQRTMAYILRFKDNCLQRNRRRGGSLTVQELSDSLKCLIRICQSQSYSTEIETLKNNKPLSSHSNLLSLSPFLEPDGLLRVGGRLKHSNYSFDKRHPILINSKHHFSKLLFLQEHERLLHGGPQLLLSTIRENYWVISGRNLARKTVKNCVKCFKFNAKTIQPIMANLPRDRTNPSSAFSIVGVDYAGPFMINDKKGRGCRLSKCYIGVFICLSTKAVHLELISSLSSESFIQALYRFVSRRGKPSKILSDNGTSFVGAQRELKDFLKHGSNTIIEKCSSQNIEWSFIPPYSPHFGGLWEAAVKSVKHHLRRVLTQVHLSFEEFATVLAQIEAILNSRPLCPLSSDPNDFGPLTPAHFLIGRPIIAAPDQDVTDIKMNRLSRFQLVQQLAQHFWNRWKSEYLAELQRRTKWKSNQGHLVEDSLVLVKGENTMPTQWLLGRISKLHRGPDGIARVASIRTPSGEIIKRSFQKICPLPVDL; from the exons ATGGCAGAACTTGGCaaactaataaagaaaagagGTGTAATTAAAGCTCAGTTAACTATTTTCACAAAAGCGGTAAATGAATTTGCAACTATATCTAATTTAAGCCAAACagaagttacaaaattaaaagataggttACGTGATGCCGAAAATTATCTTGACGAATTCAAATCATATCAATTAGAAATAGAGTTACAGGATGATATAAATTTAGATGAGCAATTAATCGAACGAGagagatttgaaaattcatattatgatGCAATCGCTGTtgctaaaaacattttacaaagcTACAATAATCACGATAATGATACAAATCTTAGCGTGATTTCAGACAAAGCTTGTTGTAAAAACGAGGGTATAAAGCTTCCGGATATATCACTTCCTAAATTCAGTGGAAACTTTGAAGATTGGTTAGAATTCAGGGACACATATAAAAGCCTTATTCATgata gaaaaaatatgccGCTATTAATTGATACAGTGCTAGGTTGGGTTGTATCTGGGCAAATAAGTACTAACAACGTTGAAAAGGCTTCTTGTAATTTAAGTATAAACCaggaattattaaattcaatagcCAAATTTTGGGAAATCGAGGAAATATCTAGCACGCGACAACTTTCTCCAGATGAACAATTTTGCGAGGACAATTTCATCAAAACTACTACCAGAGACGCGAACGGACGTTTTACAGTCACTATACCTTTGAAGCAACAACCTTCTAGTTTAGGTGAGTCGAAAGCTCAAGCCGAAAAACGTTTCTATGCATTAGAACGAAAATTCAGGAGAGATCCAATGCTGCACAGcagatatatacaatttatgaaCGAGTATAAAGAGCTAGGCCATATGACAATTTGTAACGGCAATGATTCAAGCTTCGAATATTTCATGCCGCATCACGGAGTTTTGAGAGAAGAGAGTTTGACCACAAAACTACGGGTAGTTTTCGATGCATCAGCGCCCTCTAGCAACGGTCTATCCTTCAACAATATTCAAGTCATTGGACCCGTTTTACAAGACGATTTACTATCAATAGTCTTAAGGTTTAGGAAATATAACTATGTAGTTTCGGCAGACATAGTTAAAATGTACCGGCAAATTTCAATAACGCCCGAGCAAAggcatttgcaaaaaattgtatggCGCGAAAATCCGAGTGATAACCTGGAAGTCTACCAGCTAAATACCGTTACATACGGGCAAGCCTCTGCCAGTTATCTTGCAATACGCTGTTTAGCTAAACTCGCTGAGGATATTCAAGAAATGAACCCGGAAATAGCCGAAATCATTAAGCACGACTTTTATGTAGATGACCTGTTAACAGGTGCACCTACACTTGAGCATGCGCAATACATATGTAAAGCGATAAGTGACACTCTTAAATCGGGATGTTTCGCACTCCGAAAATGGTGCTCTAACGACACCAACGCGctcaaaaatataagttcaaatgatttaaaatccGATATACTAGAATTTGCGCATGAtggcaaaacaaaaacattaggCTTGATATGGGTTTGCAATAACGATAagcttcaatataaaattcataccAATCCTATAGGTACAAAGGTCACAAAACGCACAATTTTATctactatatcaaaaatattcgacATCCTTGGTTTACTAAGCCCATGTACTATTATCGCAAAAATGATAATgcaaaaattatgggaaaataaATTAGCTTGGGATGACGCTATTCCAAAAGCTATATCTGAAAATTGGGTAAGGTTGGAGAAGGAGCTTCTTATTTTGAACGATCTTGAGTTAAACAGACAAGCTATTTGCAAGAATGCTGTTGAATTACAACTGCATGGTTTCGCTGACGCTTCGGAAAAGGCTTACGGAGCCTGTGTTTATTTGAGAAGTATTGATTCCGATCAAAAGGTTCATGTATCCCTGTTATGCGCCAAAGCAAAGGTGGCacctataaaaacaataccaaTCCCGCGGTTGGAATTATGCGCAGCATTGCTTCTAGCCCGCCTAACAGATAAAGCTAAAACtgctttgaaaattcaattcaaatctttcACACTTTGGTCGGACTCAACTATAACTCTAGCTTGGGTACGCACAAGCCCGAATCTGCTAAAAACATTCACGGCCCATAGAGTGGCAGAAATTCAGTCTCTCACTAAACACGCCGATTGGAGGCACATCCCCACCCACGATAATCCAGCAGATATTGCTTCAAGGGGAATATATCCTAGTCAAATTTTAAACTCTGATTTGTGGTGGCGCGGCCCTACTTGGCTAGCTAAGGACCCAAGTTTTTGGCCCAATGACAAGCTGGAGGTGCTTCATGATTTACCTGAACTTAAATCCAGTCTTCTGACCAATGTTGCGCCCCCTACTCTGAGTTTtccctttgaacgtttttcaaatttctcaagaaTGCAACGAACAATGGCATACATTTTACGATTTAAGGATAATTGTCTTCAGAGAAATCGCAGAAGAGGCGGTTCTCTTACAGTACAGGAGTTAAGTGATTCTCTAAAATGTCTCATTCGAATTTGTCAATCTCAATCGTATTCTACcgaaattgaaacattgaaaaataacaagcCTTTGAGCTCCCATAGTAATCTATTAAGTCTTAGTCCCTTTCTAGAACCCGATGGTTTGCTACGCGTAGGAGGGCgactaaaacattcaaattactCCTTTGACAAAAGGCATCCAATTTTGATCAATTCAAAGCATCATTTTTCAAAGCTACTATTTTTACAAGAACATGAACGCCTATTGCATGGCGGCCCTCAGCTGCTCTTAAGCACTATAAGAGAAAATTACTGGGTTATATCCGGTAGAAATCTTGCACGAAAGACTGTTAAGAATTGTGTGAAATGCTTCAAATTCAATGCTAAAACCATACAGCCAATTATGGCCAACTTACCGCGCGATAGAACTAATCCTTCTAGTGCATTTTCAATAGTGGGAGTTGATTACGCGGGGCCATTTATGATTAACGATAAGAAAGGTAGAGGTTGTCGTTTAAGTAAATGTTATATTGgcgtatttatttgtttatcaactAAAGCAGTCCATTTGGAATTGATTTCTAGCCTTTCTtcagaatcatttattcaagCGCTATATCGTTTTGTCTCTAGACGAGGCAAaccatcaaaaatattgtcCGACAATGGAACAAGCTTCGTCGGGGCACAGCGAGAGCTAAAGGATTTTCTAAAACATGGCAGCAACACTATAATCGAGAAATGTAGCTCTCAGAATATAGAGTGGAGTTTTATACCACCCTACTCTCCTCATTTCGGAGGTTTGTGGGAAGCAGCTGTCAAAAGCGTAAAGCATCATTTAAGGCGCGTTTTGACCCAAGTTCATTTATCATTTGAAGAATTTGCCACAGTTCTCGCACAAATCGAGGCGATTTTGAATTCGCGTCCTTTATGCCCACTGAGCTCTGATCCCAACGATTTTGGACCTCTTACCCCAGCTCACTTCTTGATTGGAAGACCAATAATTGCAGCACCTGATCAAGATGTCACCGACATAAAAATGAATCGACTTTCCAGATTTCAGCTCGTACAACAATTAGCACAGCACTTCTGGAACAGATGGAAATCTGAGTACCTTGCGGAGCTCCAAAGACGCACCAAATGGAAGTCCAACCAAGGCCATCTAGTAGAAGATTCTCTCGTTTTAGTGAAAGGCGAGAACACTATGCCCACTCAGTGGTTATTAGGTAGAATCAGCAAGCTCCATAGAGGCCCTGACGGTATCGCTAGGGTCGCTTCTATAAGAACTCCCTCTGGAGAAATCATCAAAAGAAGCTTTCAAAAAATCTGCCCCCTTCCAGTTGACCTTTGA